In Bombina bombina isolate aBomBom1 chromosome 6, aBomBom1.pri, whole genome shotgun sequence, a single genomic region encodes these proteins:
- the SLC38A2 gene encoding sodium-coupled neutral amino acid symporter 2: MTKAEMGRFNISPDEDSSSSNSNEDFAYPAKKLSIKCHYDVDSENQNFLLEPTLAKKKCETEYLPGTTSFGMSVFNLSNAIVGSGILGLAYAMANTGIALFMILLVFVALFSIYSIHLLLKTASEGGSLLYEQLGFKAFGLPGKLAASGSITMQNIGAMSSYLYIVKYELPLVIKALMGIEESSGEWYLNGDYLVLIVSVSLILPLSLLKNLGYLGYTSGLSLMCMVFFIIVVIYKKFQITCPLWFNHNAMNSTLNSTLSHLASHVPVNKALHNETDDEMCTPKYFVFNSQTVYAVPILTFSFVCHPAVLPIYQELKGRSRRRMMNVSNVSFFAMFIMYLLAALFGYLTFYGNVEPELLHTYSTFVGSGVIFIIVRLAVLVAVTLTVPIVIFPIRSSITELLCSGKDFSLIRHTLITVVILGFTNALVIFVPTIRDIFGFIGASAAAMLIFILPSAFYIKLVKKESMKSVQKIGAVLFLISGFFVMIGSMTLIILDWIHN, from the exons ATGACCAAAGCTGAGATGGGAAGATTTAACATCTCTCCCGATGAGGATAGCAGCAGCTCCAACAGTAATGAAGACTTCGCCTACCCTGCAAAGAAGCTCTCTATTAAATG TCATTATGATGTGGATTCAGAAAATCAAAATTTCCTTCTTGAGCCAACGCTGGCAAAGAAGAAATGTGAAACAGAATAT CTTCCAGGGACAACATCATTTGGGATGTCAGTGTTTAACCTCAGCAATGCGATTGTTGGAAGTGGTATTCTTGGGCTGGCTTATGCCATGGCCAACACTGGAATTGCCCTGTTCAT GATTCTCTTGGTATTTGTGGCATTATTCTCTATATATTCCATCCATCTACTACTGAAAACAGCAAGTGAAGGAGGTTCCTTATTGTATGAGCAGTTGGGATTCAAGGCCTTTGGCTTACCTGGAAAACTGGCAGCTTCTGGCTCTATAACAATGCAAAATATTGGAG CCATGTCCAGCTATCTCTACATTGTGAAATATGAACTGCCCCTTGTAATCAAGGCACTTATGGGAATTGAAGAGAGCTCTGG agAATGGTATTTAAATGGAGATTATCTGGTTTTGATAGTCTCTGTAAGTCTCATCCTTCCTTTGTCACTGCTTAAAAACTTAG gatacctgggatacacaagtggGCTTTCCCTTATGTGCATGGTCTTCTTTATCATTGTT gtgaTCTACAAAAAGTTTCAGATTACATGTCCTTTATGGTTTAATCACAATGCCATGAATTCCACTTTAAACAGCACCTTGTCTCATCTGGCCTCACACGTACCAGTCAATAAAGCTCTTCACAATGAGACTGACGATGAGATGTGCACAccaaaatattttgtgtttaattctcaG ACTGTATATGCTGTACCCATCCTTACGTTCTCCTTTGTGTGTCATCCAGCTGTTCTTCCCATCTACCAAGAGCTTAAAGG tCGTAGCCGTAGAAGAATGATGAACGTCTCCAACGTTTCCTTTTTTGCCATGTTTATCATGTACCTCTTAGCTGCCCTCTTTGGATATTTGACATTTTATG ggaatgTTGAACCAGAGTTACTCCATACTTACTCCACATTTGTCGGATCTGGTGTAATCTTTATTATTGTGCGTTTGGCAGTACTTGTGGCAGTCACCTTGACCGTTCCTATTGTCATTTTTCCA attcgCAGCTCTATCACTGAGTTATTGTGCTCAGGGAAGGATTTCAGCTTAATACGCCATACTTTGATAACGGTCGTAATACTGGGATTTACCAATGCTCTTGTTATTTTCGTTCCAACTATAAGGGATATCTTTGGATTTATTG gggCCTCTGCTGCAGCAATGTTGATCTTTATACTGCCATCTGCTTTTTACATCAAACTAGTTAAGAAGGAGTCCATGAAATCAGTGCAAAAGATTGGG GCTGTACTGTTTCTCATCAGTGGATTCTTCGTTATGATTGGTAGTATGACTCTCATTATTCTCGACTGGATCCATAATTAG